The nucleotide window AGGCCTGGTAACTTATAAATCGACAACGAAGTAGAATAAAACAGTAAAGAAATGGGTGGCGACCCTACCCACCTTACCTCGGCGCACGCATCAGAAGGTACCGTTGCTTCCTTCCGGACCTGGCGGAGTTCCCAACTTAGCGTCGCGAGGGGATGAATAGAGTCACCATAATATGGAGCGGGTAAGGAGAATCGAACTCCTCTCATCGGCTTGGAAGGCCGAGGTAATAGCCAATATACGATACCCGCTTTGGCGGAGAGCGGGGGATTCGAACCCCCGATAGGTATTAACCTATACCCGCTTTCCAGGCGAGCTCCTTCAGCCGCTCAGACAGCTCTCCTAAGGAATGCAGGATTATACTTGTTCAGTTAAATAATGTCTAGAAACAATTAAGCAAGTCACTGGACTGGCCTATCGCCAAAATAACCATGAAAAAGTAGGATAGGTTTTCATTTTCTTCACACCGCAATCAAGTTGCTGATAACTGGTTTGCCAATCAATGAAAGGCGAAAAAAACAGACTCATCATCCATTGAAAGAAATTCAATCGTGTTGACGGAGTACGGTTAAAGTCTTTACAACTTTGTTGGGCATAACCATCAATGTTTGTTGTTGTTGTTACCGAGGTCGTTGTACAGCAACAGCCAAAGAACATACATGTAGTCACATCAGTGGTTGAACTCGTACTACCTAAGGTTGTTTCATAACTTAAACAACGTTGGACCTCTGCGTCAGTGGAATTTTTTGGCCCATCTGTCATATCGGCTAAAGCGCCCGTAATATTTGGCACATCTGTAGCATCGGTACCATCGACACAGACACCCGTACGACCGACATAAAAATAGCCATCCACATAGACTTCTTTATCTTGTGGCAACAGAAAGCCAAATAAAGCGACCTTATGATACAAGTAGTCACCCGTCGTTTCGAAACCATTATCATAGCTATCGTTTTTTTCTAAGGTAGAGCCATCCCAGTTCTTAACATAATAATCTGCACTACTCGTCCCCCATAACAAACTCCAAAAATTCCAGGTTTTAGTAGGAAAAGGATTCACCCCGCTGACCACTTCCAATGGCTGCTGAGCAGCGACAATATCATAGTTATCCATTTGAGAACTATCGTTTATATCAACAAGCTCCGTACTACCCTCCTCAACCTTACCCAGCCACTGGGACGAGAGTTCAACTGAAGGATATTTTGTTTTGTCAACATTTCCAGGATGGGATTCAACATAGCCATATTCACAATAATTCTGTCTATCGACCGAACCCGGAGCTCCGATATTTCCAGGAAATGTCGCTGGCACAGCACTCATATCAGCCGACAAACACATATCATAACGTTTATCACAAAAACAATCGGCCATATCGGTACTATTGGCATCTTCTTCAGAAATACCGTAAATCGCCTGTCCTTTAGGGTGGAAACCAAGTAGACCTGTCGGTGAACTTTCTACCAATTCCAAGGCAACAGCACTGAATTGAATTGGCTTACCATCGGCATCCTGACCGGAACGAGGATTTGATTCATATTCAGTTAAAGGTTCAAACTCTTCGGTTATCGTATAGGTGAGATTGGTTTTTGGATCTGTATATGAATATGCTGGTACCGTTTTCATATTTCCAAATGTAATATTTAACGACACATCGCCATCAAGTGTATGGCCTAACTTACTTAAAAAATCACCAATAACTTCACGTACCTTATCCCCTTCAGTCGCAATATTATCCTCTGTCAAGGCCAACTCGGTTCTTAAAGCGACAGGCGCTAAGGCTTGGGCGTAATTATTGAAATTACGCTCCATAATCATCTTATTGCCTAACTCCATAACCGTAAAGACACCTGATAAAGCTGTTGCGATGCTAAGAGCGCCTAAAAGAGAGATTGAACCTCTTTGTTTTTGTAGTACTGAATCATTAGACATATCTACTCCACCAAACTTTTCACTAACTTTAAATTATTCAAGGCTTTTGCATTCAAAGGATCATGTTCTAACGCCTGCATAAAAAAGCTTTGAGCACGTTGATATTTTTTTTGTAAAATCGCTGAAAAACCCAAGTTATTTAAAGCACTGACTTTTCTATTAAGCTCATCAGACTTTAACCAGTCGTAATATATCGTTTCAGCTAAACTAAAATCCTCATTGATAAGGGAGAGTCTTGCTAACTCCGATTCATCGTCAATGGTTTTATCGGTAAATTTATTAATTTCTAGCCAAGCGACAAACGCCATATTCGATTTTTGCTGCGCTTCATAAATTTGAGCTAACATTCTATAGACTCGAATATCATCCCGATTGACCTTACGTAATCTATGTAGCAAAGTCTCAGCTTGTGAAAACTTTTTTCTTTCAATTAATAGTTTTGCCAAGTCCAAAGCAAAATCTAATTCTTCAGTCGGACCAAGTTCCGTTGACAAAGGCTCAACTTGTTGCGAAAAAGTTGAATAGTCATTTTTACTTTCGTTTTTTGCTGCGAACTGGGTACACCCGGAAAAAGAAATCAAAGCAAACAAAACCAACACAGCTCTGAAGAAGTCAATATTTGGCAACATGGCATTTTTCATCAAAAAGTTCTTCCTAAGATAACCATTTTCTCACCAAGCAGGAGTATCAAATACGGTAGCATCAAAAACGGCATGATGACTACAGCCATCTTTGCTGAAGTTTTAGCCGCCTTTTCTTCCATCATCTGCTCTCTATTTAAATACATTCTACGAGAGAACTCGTTTAGAGCTTCACCTATCGAGCTACCTAATTTTTCATTCTGTATCAACACTTGTACCAGGCTCTGCACATCTCTTGTAGGGTTACGCTCTGCAAACTGACGCAATGCATCCGTTCTAGACATACCAATTTGAATTTGATCCAATAAATACTCAAACTCATAACAGATTTCAGGATGCACATTCCGAAGTTCACTTGAAACTCTTTTGATTGCGACCAGATAACTTAAACCTGCATTCATGCAGATATTGCACATATCTAAAAAATCAGGAAGATGTGCATCAATCAAACCCAACCTTTTCTGACCTTTATAAATTACAACCCTCTCTGGCAGTAATAAGAAGATCACCGGAACGATAATCATCCAAACGGGAGAGACTAACTGCCAACTCCAAAGAAAAGCCATGAATAAAGCAGATGCGATAATCAACATATACTTGATGAAAAAGTAACCGCCAATGTCACTATCCCGTCTATATCCAGCACTAATTAATTGCTCTTGTAGTTTGGCAATTTCTTTGCCGTTTTTCGGCCCTAGAGACCGTCCTAAAGAACACCACCAACAGCGGTTATAGCTATTTTTCTGTTTTACATACTGGCTTACAAGACCGACACGAGCCTTCATATGTTCCTTTTCTAACTGAACCATATGCGCTACCAAAATGCGTTTGACAATCAACCAAGTCGCGAAAAAAGCAAGTATTGCCACGATGGACAGTAATAAAAGGTATGACACGCTTCTAAAACCTCATTTTTAACATTTGACGAAGGATAATCATTCCAAGCGCAATCAGAATAATCGACACCCATAGCAATTGATTTCCTAAAGGGTCTTCAATAAAAAACGTCATGGATGGATAATCAAAAAA belongs to Thiomicrorhabdus immobilis and includes:
- a CDS encoding tetratricopeptide repeat protein, giving the protein MKNAMLPNIDFFRAVLVLFALISFSGCTQFAAKNESKNDYSTFSQQVEPLSTELGPTEELDFALDLAKLLIERKKFSQAETLLHRLRKVNRDDIRVYRMLAQIYEAQQKSNMAFVAWLEINKFTDKTIDDESELARLSLINEDFSLAETIYYDWLKSDELNRKVSALNNLGFSAILQKKYQRAQSFFMQALEHDPLNAKALNNLKLVKSLVE
- a CDS encoding type II secretion system F family protein, with the translated sequence MSYLLLLSIVAILAFFATWLIVKRILVAHMVQLEKEHMKARVGLVSQYVKQKNSYNRCWWCSLGRSLGPKNGKEIAKLQEQLISAGYRRDSDIGGYFFIKYMLIIASALFMAFLWSWQLVSPVWMIIVPVIFLLLPERVVIYKGQKRLGLIDAHLPDFLDMCNICMNAGLSYLVAIKRVSSELRNVHPEICYEFEYLLDQIQIGMSRTDALRQFAERNPTRDVQSLVQVLIQNEKLGSSIGEALNEFSRRMYLNREQMMEEKAAKTSAKMAVVIMPFLMLPYLILLLGEKMVILGRTF